The Gloeocapsa sp. PCC 73106 genome has a segment encoding these proteins:
- a CDS encoding FkbM family methyltransferase yields the protein MSNPILETQLPDGRTIFCVREQEVPILYKQIQGYLKYQIKLHPGDTVFDVGANIGLFSLWAYQTCQNDLRIYAFEPIPAIFKVLLANAQRFDPEKIKVFDCGLAEESKSITFAYHPNATMLSTAYPEDSSELKEQMKQAATRNIKYAGEAFRWLRWFPPFLRKLLIKNSLEKAFQVELVTCQLRTVSDIIREQNIERIDLLKIDAEKSELNVLLGIAAQDWQKIQQVVVEVHDLEGRLDKITTLLREKGLTEIKVEQEAVLNNSNIFNLYAWRGL from the coding sequence ATGTCAAATCCCATTCTAGAAACTCAACTTCCCGATGGTAGAACGATATTTTGTGTGCGGGAGCAAGAAGTACCTATTCTTTACAAGCAGATTCAAGGCTATCTTAAATATCAAATCAAACTCCATCCAGGAGATACCGTATTTGATGTAGGGGCTAATATAGGTTTATTTAGCTTATGGGCTTATCAAACCTGTCAGAATGATTTGCGTATATACGCCTTTGAACCTATTCCGGCTATTTTTAAAGTACTGCTAGCTAACGCTCAACGCTTCGATCCAGAAAAAATCAAAGTATTTGACTGTGGACTTGCTGAGGAGTCTAAGAGTATAACATTCGCTTATCATCCTAACGCTACCATGCTCTCTACTGCTTATCCAGAAGATTCCTCAGAGTTAAAAGAGCAGATGAAACAAGCAGCAACTCGCAATATCAAATACGCAGGGGAAGCTTTTCGCTGGTTACGTTGGTTTCCCCCATTTTTACGCAAGCTACTGATTAAAAATAGTTTAGAAAAAGCTTTTCAAGTCGAGTTGGTCACTTGTCAATTGAGAACTGTTTCTGACATTATCCGAGAGCAAAATATAGAGCGTATTGACTTGCTGAAGATAGATGCAGAAAAAAGCGAATTAAACGTGCTTTTGGGGATTGCAGCCCAAGATTGGCAAAAAATCCAACAAGTCGTCGTAGAAGTTCATGATCTAGAGGGAAGATTGGACAAAATCACGACTTTGCTCAGAGAAAAGGGTTTGACGGAAATTAAAGTCGAACAAGAAGCAGTTTTAAATAATTCTAATATTTTCAATTTGTATGCTTGGCGGGGATTGTAA
- a CDS encoding universal stress protein yields MINKILYANSGSGHTQDMLKVLLDLPAIQKASLTLLHVVPPQVSSEATTEKWAAGGEFLQKELKHLNLDISKVSIILRQGEPKDTVCQVAEEINADLLIMGSRGIKGLEAILGNSVSQYVFQLTNRPMLLVKDDIYVKKIKRVMVALDKSSAAAYCLDLALELLRDYPEAQLYLARVNPDLKPELLPLSKTEIENNPVLAPAIAKARRLGINPKAIVTGGKPGEKICELAAENNIDLLMIGSPDRRPSIAKTLPDVDRLLGTSLSDYIRVNATCPVLLARR; encoded by the coding sequence ATGATCAACAAGATTTTATACGCAAATTCTGGTAGTGGACACACCCAAGATATGCTGAAAGTCCTACTGGATTTACCAGCGATCCAAAAAGCTAGCCTGACTCTATTACACGTGGTTCCACCTCAAGTTAGCAGCGAAGCTACTACGGAAAAATGGGCAGCAGGTGGTGAATTTCTTCAAAAAGAACTAAAACATCTCAATCTAGATATCAGTAAGGTTTCGATAATACTACGGCAGGGCGAACCTAAAGATACAGTCTGTCAAGTAGCTGAAGAAATAAACGCCGATTTGCTGATCATGGGTTCAAGAGGAATCAAAGGACTAGAGGCAATTTTAGGCAATTCCGTTAGTCAGTACGTATTTCAATTGACCAATCGTCCCATGTTGCTCGTGAAAGATGATATCTACGTCAAAAAAATTAAACGCGTCATGGTCGCTTTAGATAAATCTAGCGCGGCCGCATATTGTCTAGATCTGGCTCTTGAGCTCTTGCGGGATTACCCAGAAGCCCAATTATATCTAGCTCGCGTTAACCCCGATTTGAAACCAGAATTGTTACCCCTATCTAAAACTGAGATCGAAAACAACCCCGTATTAGCCCCGGCGATCGCTAAAGCTAGACGTCTGGGAATTAACCCCAAAGCGATCGTTACCGGTGGAAAACCCGGGGAAAAAATCTGCGAACTAGCAGCAGAAAATAACATTGATCTATTAATGATTGGTTCCCCTGATCGCCGTCCCTCTATCGCCAAAACCCTACCAGATGTAGACCGTTTATTGGGTACATCCCTTTCGGACTATATCCGTGTTAATGCTACTTGTCCTGTGCTGTTAGCTCGCAGATAA
- the ahcY gene encoding adenosylhomocysteinase — protein sequence MTATVSKSQYEVKDLSLAPKGKQRIEWAGREMPVLRQIQERFAQEKPLAGIRLIACCHVTTETAHLAIALQAAGADALLIASNPLSTQDDVAASLVQDYGIPVFAIKGEDNATYHRHVRIALDHRPHIIIDDGGDVTVTLVQERQEQISEIIGTTEETTTGIVRLAAMFKDGMLSFPAMNVNDADTKHFFDNRYGTGQSTLDGVIRATNVLLAGKSVVVAGYGWCGKGVAMRAHGLGSNVIVTEINPVRAIEAAMDGFKVMTMDKAAALGDLFVTVTGNKHVIRPEHFEVMKDGAMVCNSGHFDIEIDLKSLGEAATEVKEVRNFTQEYRLPSGKSIIVLGEGRLINLAAAEGHPSAVMDMSFANQALACEYLVKNKGKLEPGIYSIPTEIDQEIARLKLQAMGIEIDSLTSEQQEYINSWNSGT from the coding sequence ATGACAGCTACTGTAAGTAAAAGCCAGTACGAAGTAAAAGACCTATCTCTCGCTCCTAAAGGCAAACAAAGAATCGAATGGGCAGGTAGAGAAATGCCTGTACTCAGACAAATTCAAGAGCGTTTTGCTCAAGAAAAACCCCTCGCTGGAATTCGTCTGATCGCTTGTTGTCACGTAACTACAGAAACCGCCCATCTAGCGATCGCTCTTCAAGCCGCCGGCGCCGATGCACTACTTATCGCCAGTAACCCCCTCTCTACTCAAGATGACGTAGCCGCTTCCTTGGTACAAGACTATGGTATCCCAGTATTCGCGATCAAAGGAGAAGACAACGCGACCTATCACCGTCACGTACGCATCGCCCTAGATCATCGTCCCCATATTATTATTGATGATGGTGGAGACGTAACCGTCACCCTCGTACAAGAACGTCAAGAGCAAATTAGCGAAATTATTGGTACTACAGAAGAAACCACCACAGGAATTGTCCGTCTAGCAGCTATGTTCAAAGACGGTATGCTTAGTTTCCCCGCTATGAACGTTAACGATGCTGATACAAAACATTTCTTTGATAATCGTTATGGCACCGGTCAATCCACACTAGACGGAGTTATACGCGCCACTAACGTGCTATTAGCCGGTAAAAGTGTAGTAGTAGCAGGCTATGGCTGGTGCGGTAAAGGCGTGGCTATGCGCGCCCACGGTTTAGGCTCTAACGTCATTGTTACCGAAATTAACCCCGTACGCGCTATAGAAGCCGCTATGGATGGTTTTAAAGTCATGACGATGGACAAAGCCGCAGCTTTAGGAGATTTGTTCGTCACAGTTACTGGTAACAAACACGTAATTCGCCCTGAGCACTTTGAAGTGATGAAAGACGGCGCGATGGTGTGTAACTCTGGACACTTTGACATCGAAATCGATCTTAAGTCACTGGGAGAAGCAGCCACAGAAGTTAAAGAAGTGCGGAACTTTACCCAAGAATACCGTCTTCCTAGTGGTAAATCTATCATTGTTCTTGGAGAAGGACGTCTAATTAATCTAGCAGCCGCCGAAGGTCACCCCAGCGCGGTAATGGATATGAGTTTTGCTAATCAAGCTTTGGCTTGCGAATACTTAGTTAAAAATAAAGGCAAACTAGAGCCCGGTATTTACTCTATACCCACCGAGATAGACCAAGAAATCGCTCGTCTCAAACTCCAAGCTATGGGTATCGAAATAGATAGTCTCACTTCAGAACAACAAGAATACATCAACTCTTGGAATTCGGGTACCTAA